From Mercenaria mercenaria strain notata chromosome 17, MADL_Memer_1, whole genome shotgun sequence, the proteins below share one genomic window:
- the LOC123537436 gene encoding uncharacterized protein LOC123537436, giving the protein MARMVVTNLLLLIALVTIVHSFPRTTSNGRSPLDSVDVVVEDDTIEERLQGGNKAVTELFMEKNYHTEKSLRSDLLSTWISKGHLRDSHPLHRQRRQISSTRLKRLLATKKGKKWAKKLSKRKNLPIMLALIKRRKKLRERKLKEAERSKENKVNETKIASVVPVSSEKENTKNTPGSNNEINLTVQVDLHNPNEQNESIPNGNDNGISVPSLQGMHRSYPFASPRVQVPQGPNNVFGVSPQMNSPYQRGIVPDIYRGPNSEYQRSYPGLTGMLSGQKVMQNRAFLGPSFSDPRFNSVPRDKYYQNGPQTLDNQRASYPEENILSENIPNTQKTIENNSFRARSNEKLSDNFLSPSNNFPVGSQRNKVNADASSNRVDLQTEKSVNSATEIKDTTDENNGKNELVNLLKDIKSLVNNIKPQSVNDADTQLASDTLLAKKNINENMDTQISKTKSVSNDSTDIEDNEVVSSPKEIIHGKETEARLENNKISSPRVRNLSQQHKQRGDSGKGNLLKNKSQKSYLDRESDKEKKSLLTTGWKEAESIKNIKGELRQEKKLVEASELAAENPSISSKVIKDPDAMYKEKLSSLTSDDFIEILQNLKLISKREKKLIRRVSAKWKKNNNIQMVFKELMRRRYFRNAVNSLVEEAGMSNTNEHSNQNLIIALLKAEDQQSKNYDNENASDRAKTKINVNSIPIIGIFPEPKNQPNNIVPGGKSNPDSISFDGVNQPDNIVPDQENVNKHQPDNILAGLGNQSDNKLTNDEYKPKNTFVNKEHLQENIFSEDENQLDSTSSERKNQLNSIFSNKEYEPINVFPDQGIQADSSGSVGMNDNTSDQEHALGNMISDNEHQDENMFSDQENQFDSTNFDSDSLRGNTISNHVHQHDNLFSDHEH; this is encoded by the coding sequence GTGACTCTCATCCCTTACATAGACAAAGAAGACAAATAAGTTCTACTCGACTGAAACGTCTTTTAgcaacaaaaaaagggaaaaaatgggCTAAAAAGCTATCGAAAAGGAAAAATCTTCCCATAATGTTAGCACTTATAAAAAGGAGAAAGAAATTACGTGAAAGAAAACTAAAGGAAGCTGAAAGGTCAAAAGAGAATAAAGTCAACGAGACAAAAATAGCAAGTGTCGTGCCTGTTTCGTCAGAAAAAGAGAATACTAAGAATACTCCAGGctcaaataatgaaataaatctcACAGTTCAAGTTGATTTGCACAATCCCAATGAACAGAATGAAAGCATCCCTAATGGAAATGATAACGGTATATCTGTTCCATCTCTACAAGGAATGCATAGAAGTTATCCATTTGCCTCTCCAAGAGTTCAAGTTCCGCAAGGTCCAAACAATGTTTTTGGAGTTTCACCACAAATGAATAGTCCATATCAGAGAGGCATAGTGCCAGACATCTACAGAGGTCCGAATAGCGAATATCAAAGAAGTTATCCGGGATTGACGGGCATGCTGtcaggtcaaaaggtcatgcaGAACAGGGCTTTTCTAGGCCCGTCTTTCTCCGACCCGAGATTTAATTCAGTTCCTCGTGACAAATATTACCAGAATGGACCACAAACATTAGATAATCAGCGTGCATCTTATCCAGAAGAAAATATATTGTCGGAAAACATCCCTAACACTCAAAAGACCATTGAGAACAACAGCTTCCGTGCGCGTAGTAATGAAAAattatcagataattttttatcTCCCTCTAACAATTTTCCTGTCGGGAGTCAACGTAACAAGGTAAATGCGGACGCTTCTTCTAACCGAGTGGACCTTCAGACAGAAAAAAGTGTGAACAGTGCAACCGAGATTAAAGACACGACCGACGAGAACAACGGAAAGAACGAATTGGTGAACTTGTTAAAAGATATCAAATCTTTAGTGAATAATATAAAGCCACAATCGGTAAATGATGCCGATACACAATTGGCTAGCGATACATTATTGGCTAAAAAGAATATAAACGAGAATATGGATACGCAAATATCAAAGACAAAATCAGTCTCTAATGACTCCACTGACATAGAAGACAATGAAGTAGTTTCTTCACCAAAAGAAATTATTCATGGGAAAGAGACAGAAGCACGGCTAGAAAACAATAAGATATCTTCGCCTAGAGTACGAAACCTATCACAACAACATAAGCAAAGAGGTGACAGTGGAAAAGGCAACTTGCTGAAAAATAAAAGCCAAAAATCTTATCTTGACAGGGAAAGTGATAAAGAAAAGAAGTCATTATTAACAACTGGTTGGAAGGAAGCTGAGTCCATTAAAAACATCAAGGGAGAATTAAGACAAGAAAAGAAATTAGTCGAAGCTTCCGAATTAGCGGCTGAAAATCCAAGTATTTCAAGTAAAGTTATCAAAGACCCCGATGCCATGTATAAAGAAAAACTTTCAAGTCTTACAAGTGATGATTTTATCGAAATATTACAAAATCTGAAATTGATATCCAAGAGAGAAAAGAAACTAATTCGTAGAGTTTCAGCAAAATGGAAAAAGAACAACAATATACAAATGGTATTTAAAGAGCTTATGCGGCGACGGTACTTCAGAAATGCTGTCAATAGCCTGGTAGAAGAGGCGGGTATGTCTAACACGAATGAACATTCTAATCAAAACCTGATCATCGCACTGCTTAAAGCGGAAGATCAGCAATCGAAAAATTAcgataatgaaaatgcatcagacagagcaaaaacaaagataaatgtaAATTCTATTCCAATTATCGGCATCTTTCCTGAGCCTAAAAATCAACCCAACAATATTGTCCCTGGTGGTAAAAGTAATCCGGATAGTATTTCCTTTGACGGCGTGAACCAGCCTGACAATATCGTCCCTGATCAGGAAAATGTGAATAAACATCAGCCCGACAACATATTGGCTGGCCTAGGAAATCAGTCTGACAACAAGTTGACAAACGATGAATATAAGCCCAAGAACACATTCGTAAATAAAGAACACCTACAGGAAAACATATTCTCTGAAGACGAAAATCAACTGGACAGTACATCCTCTGAGCGCAAGAATCAGCTCAACAGCATCTTTTCTAACAAAGAATACGAGCCAATTAATGTTTTCCCTGACCAAGGAATTCAGGCTGACAGCTCTGGGAGCGTTGGTATGAACGACAACACCTCCGATCAAGAACATGCACTCGGCAACATGATTTCTGATAACGAACATCAAGACGAAAACATGTTCTCTGATCAAGAAAATCAGTTTGACAGCACCAACTTTGACAGCGACAGTCTGAGGGGCAACACCATATCTAATCACGTTCATCAACACGACAACTTGTTCTCTGACCACGAACATTAG